In Georgenia soli, a genomic segment contains:
- a CDS encoding N-acetylmannosamine-6-phosphate 2-epimerase translates to MRGGLVVSCQAYPGEPMRDPRTMAQVAAAVVEGGAAAVRAQGLQDVREVVAAVDVPVIGLWKDGDDGVYITPTLEHALAVADAGAQIVALDGTRRPRPDGRTLAATVAELRERTDVLVMADCGSLEDALEAERAGVDILGTTLAGYSGERPRTPGPDYELVDEMVGACRLPVMVEGRVHSPAQAAEALARGAFAVCVGTAITHPTTITGWFAEAVAGAR, encoded by the coding sequence ACCCGGGCGAGCCGATGCGCGACCCGCGCACCATGGCGCAGGTGGCGGCCGCCGTCGTGGAGGGCGGGGCCGCCGCCGTGCGCGCCCAGGGCCTGCAGGACGTGCGCGAGGTCGTCGCCGCCGTCGACGTGCCCGTCATCGGGCTGTGGAAGGACGGGGACGACGGCGTCTACATCACCCCGACCCTCGAGCACGCGCTGGCCGTGGCCGACGCCGGCGCGCAGATCGTCGCGCTCGACGGCACCCGGCGCCCGCGCCCGGACGGGCGCACCCTCGCCGCGACCGTGGCCGAGCTGCGCGAGCGGACCGACGTCCTGGTCATGGCGGACTGCGGGTCGCTCGAGGACGCTCTCGAGGCGGAGCGGGCGGGCGTCGACATCCTCGGCACCACGCTCGCCGGGTACAGCGGCGAGCGTCCCCGCACCCCCGGCCCGGACTACGAGCTCGTCGACGAGATGGTCGGGGCCTGCCGGCTGCCGGTCATGGTCGAGGGCCGCGTCCACAGCCCCGCGCAGGCGGCCGAGGCGCTCGCCCGCGGGGCCTTCGCCGTGTGCGTCGGCACCGCGATCACCCACCCGACCACGATCACGGGGTGGTTCGCCGAGGCGGTGGCGGGCGCCCGCTGA